In Setaria italica strain Yugu1 chromosome IX, Setaria_italica_v2.0, whole genome shotgun sequence, the genomic stretch GGGGACTACGTGGCAAGAAGCGTGTCCCCctcggactagttaggtgtgcatatggaaactactcggtctacaccgagtagaactctgtaatcatACCTGACTAGGATTCAAACTCGTAACCCTGctctcccgagtatataagggcgggcggggaccccctcaaagacaactcctTCAACACacccaagttcaatacaatcaactcaCAGGACacagggtattacgcgatctagcggcccgaacctgtctaaatcgtgtcccttgcGTCACCGTCGACTctttgattctcgacgacccttaccgcacaaaagaccacctagggtaccccctaggcaggttgtcgatctaaaacaccgatagacCACATGcctagggattgatggggacggctgatatGTGTGGACCCGTCGTGGTATGCACCTATcatgggtttaggttcaccttgcaaggttaaaacctcgatttgaatcgtctgcctctcatagtttgagactgcttgatcactatgctacactgtgtaagaagtggaacaaaggatgatgattaatattgatgcttgaattaaatttcTTGATCACATGCTTGATTAGAATAGGTGcctacctagaatggttaattaaCTAGAACTTGGAGCTAAAATTTGAatgtaaggacctactttagaagcttttggcaatacaaacccctcagccaaaaagtcttgcatgtctaggagtcggtgaagtagttaccacctgatgggtaagccttgttgagtattagtatactcagccttgcttgtggctttgttttTCAGGTttgttgttgacttggttgCCAGTGTGACTTGACCATttcaactccctccgggttggactattgagtgggacccatcctcggttggcgaggatcatggtgcttgatatcatggcaggcttcaccatggtattgctGTATCGATGTTAGACTTCCGTTTTATTCCGCTACTTTGAACTCTGAAACTCTACTTTATGCATGTGAACTTTCAGCTTGTAATAACTCAATGTGTGACCTGTAGTAATgaatctggattgttgtaatctctggactcatcTTCGTGCAAGTATGCTTTATTTCGATCCGAGATAACTGGTTTGATCGGGTGAAACTCGAcggactaccattttaattcggtTAAAGTGACCATTCGCCTTTGAGGtgaggttgagtacactttagtcGGGTTAGtctgggcggttccaccacagagAGTGTAAGGATCGATGGCCCAAGAAGGGGTTGAATTGGAACCTTTATAAATTTTTAGAACAAAGAAAGCATACATTAGCCTATAATTCTATTTGCCCAATCTACTAGGTCCAAAACTAGAAATTGACCACACTATTAAGAATGAACTTAGCAGGAGAGTCACACTATCATGATCATCAGTTCCTTAAGCAAGATCAAGACAACAGGGAGCACAAACAAAACAAGGGCAACTAAGATAGGTAAAACCAAGAAGTAAATGCTCAAAGTAAGtgcaaaaatgaaaagaaagagGACAAACGAGGGCAACTAAGATAGGTAAAACCAAGAAGTAAATGCTCAAAGTAAGtgcaaaaatgaaaagaaagagGACATGAAGACACTGGATCTTTTCCACGGTATCGAGGAGTTGACGCTCCCCTTAGTCCATGTTGGAGCACCCACTAAATTTTGCTCCCCCAAGCCACGAAGACTTGAGTGCTTCACTAAGGTAACCACTTTTCCATCTCTGGAACGACGGACTACGTACCTTGTACAAGATCTTATTCTTGAGGCTTCCACAATCTTCAAAAGCTCACCATGAACTCCAAGGACACCAAGACCATTTAGGTGACATCAGTCACCAAGAGTAGAAGCCTCGAATGCTTCACTTGATCAGCACTAAGCAAAGATATGTCCTTAATCTTGAGATTTGCAATTCACTAATCATTTTTGTGGCTCTAGCACACTCTCAACTGCTCATAGGTTACTTGAGGTCTTCACAGTGTCAAGAGTAGCTCAAATGACTAAGGGAATGGGTATATATAGGCTACAGCTCAAGAGACAGTTGTTGGAAAAGAGCATCCAGAAAAACAGCACTCACTGGATCATCCGATGCCTCCATCCCATAGCGTTGGAACATCTAGTCACACACCAGTCAAAAATATATTcgttaaaaaatatattcaataGTGAAAATTTCATTTTGGCCCAAATTTTTCTAGATGATtccaaagaaaatatgcttagTTTGACGCTTCATCCAGTGGGCATCAGAACATCTGGTGCACTAGAGGATTTGGCTAGAATGTCTCTGGACGATTTCAACATAAATATGCCTGCTCCAATGGTGCCCCTTGCCTAGCATCGTTACCTCTGGTGCTTCGAGTTGAATTGCACAAAATTAGTCTGATGCTTTGCCCATTGTTTGGGCAACGGATCATCTGATGCTTAGGGTTTCAATCCTGCATTGTCTATTGCTTCAATTGTCTACTGAGTTGGGCGTCAGATCATCCGATGCTAAAGACCGCTCAGGCCAACTCCTAGAAAATTGCTCAGACTTTACTAGAAAACACATTGTTGGAACATCTGATGCCCCCTTTTTGTTTTCAACTCATCCAATGCAATCTCCTTTGAGTTTTTTGCCAACTTCTTTGCTTCTCAAGTGTTTCCATTGGTTGTTTGAGCTACCAAGTGCTAGAGTATGTCAAGTCTGCATCTTTTTCATGGTTTGTCTCATATGATCAAGCTAGTAACTTGAGATCCCTTTTTTATAGTAGAGTCATAGAGCTACGAACTAGCAAAACCTATATTACACTAAGTGTACTTCATCTTCTCGTGACACTTAGTTCTAGAAAAATCCTTACCCTTCATGCATTAGCCCTTTGGTCGCTTGCTAATTCAAGTTGAGGGGTCACTTTCCATTTAACTTATGGCACAATAACCAATAATGATTTCCTGCAAACAATGGGGTTAGTCACAAGTATATGATTGTCATTTATCATCGAAACACACCCTTACAAAAGGTGAGAAATGACCTAGATGATGCCAGCGTgcttcaatctccccctttttggtgataGATAATAAATAGATATAAAAGATTTGAAATTAAGCGCACTACTACTAATCCATGAAAGTAAGATAGACAAGGTTAAAAAGAAGCATGCGTTAACAGAAAGTAAAGCACACACATATATAGACATGTCAACACACCATCATACacaaagatccaaataacatgcCTATGCATGAACATCCACAAAAGAACCAACAAGCTCCCAAACAAGCTCCACCTATCTCTACTCCTATCTATCTGCCCCTTTGGCAACAAAGCACCAAAAAGGAAGCTACAAATCTACTCCTGTTGGGGCGGAGAAGGTGGTGAAGCTGCTACAGCTACTTTGGAGGGATGCACCACGTAACCCGAGATGTCGGCATCGAGTCGTCATTGGAGGTCGAAGCTGAAGTAGTAGGAGAGCCCTCGGGACTAGTGGGGTCTGCTGGAGTGGAGGATGCTGGAGCTGAAGGAGTTATAACCATGGTGACAGgctcagaagaagaagtgaCTATCATGTCGACTTGAGAACCCTGCACCTCAACCTTAGAAAGCCATTTCTAAGTGAATCTACTTGGTGACTGTGCAGAGAGTGGCAGTGGACTCATCAAGCTCCAAGGTCCGAGGTGTCACAACAGATGGGAGTGGAGAACTAAACCTCGGACCACCAAGAGAGGGCTGTGGTGTCTGCTTGAAGGTGAGTGAAGCTGTCGAGAACGGAGCTGTCGCCTGAGTCAACTACGGCTGTGTGGACTGACTCTATCGGAGCTGCTCTAGAAACAAGTAGTGCTGCTGGTACTGGTCACGCTGCGGCTCCAACATCTGAGGTAGTGAGAACACCCCATTCTGTAAGAGTTGCGAGATAGGGAAAAAGGTCAAGGGTGTCTGCACAAAGCTGCCAACCGGAGGAGGTGGAGTCAGGGGTCATGCTGTAGCTGCTGAGAGGTAGGAAGTAGAGGTGGCTCAAGCCCTGCGTGAAAGTACAACTGTTCCGTGCAGCTAGAGTAGAAGGTGAACATTTGTAAGGTCTTTATCTGATGTTGAAGGAGCTGCTGCCTCATAGCCTCCTGTTGTTGTTGAATCCCCCTCAAAGTATAACCTGTTGTGTCTCCTGCTGTCGAGCAAGCTGGGCCTGCATCTGTTGTTGCCTCTCATCACTAACCCTCTGCTACTCGGCCAACAACTAAAGTATAGCTGTGAGTGCGTTTGACCGAGTGACCTGAGCAGCTATGACTGGAGGAACTAGAGGCGCTGGCTCGCGCTGGGTAGGAAGAGAGGTCTCTACCTCATCATCATGAGCTCAGCAGACTGGAAAGCTAGGAACGTAGTCCTCATCCTGGTTAGACTCCTCCGAGTCCGTAGCAAGGTAAGCTGGCATGGGAGCCTCTGTTATAGCAAGTGCCTCGTCCTGACGGGCAGCCTCGGCACACAGCTGGCTCGTCAAGCTGCGCACGTGCTAAACGGAACCCATGTGAACCACAGCGAGCGTCGTTTGGCACAGAAGGGCAGTAAAATCTAAAAGTTGTCTGTGAGCGCTCCAAGTTGAGCATGTACCGCAGAGCCAATAGAGAAGCTAGAATCTAGCTGATCCAATGGGCGTACAACTGTTGGAGGTTCATGCTCAGCCAACTCGTAATAGCATCCTCAAGCTCCCAAATGAATAGATCGAAGATGTCAAACGGTTGATGAGTCATGATGTGGAGAAGTAGCCACTGTTGCAGCCCGGTGATCGACTCCACGTTCCCATTCGAAAAAAGTAGTGACTTCTTAAGGGCATTGTGAAAAGTCAAGCGATCTGGAGTCAGTGGCGTGCTCGGAAGGAACGGTTGAACGAAGAGAAGCCGGATTTGATCGTCTGTGAGCACAACCGGATTGTGAGCATGACGTGGAGCCTCAACTCCTGGGTTAGCCTAAGTCATGGCAGCAGCCTGCGCTGGGAGCCTAAATCAGTCGAGCCCAATCCGTCCGAGCAGCCAGGTCCATTTGTACATAAATATATAATCGCGCAGCACTTCATCATGCTATTCAGCCAAGTTTTCATTTTTCGGAAGTACAAGCTTTGACCGTTTCATTTCTCTTCCAAAAGAACAACCAAAATCCACACAAACGACATTTGTACGTTCATCGACAGGGGAGGAAATTATTGCAGTAGCACGGTAGGAAATTAACAGACGTTTTTATTTGATCCATCACTACGCCCGTGTGCGCAGGTTTGGTTGGATTCAGAGCGCGGACCTGGGCTGCTGCCTCACGGCGACGTCGACGAGCGGGCGCTGGAGCAGCTTGCCCATCTCCTCGGCGAACCTCTCCATGGCGGGTCGGGGCAGGCACACCGGCACAGCGATGCCTTCCTCGCCTCTAGCGTCCGTAACCGACACGAAGTAGCTGGCAACCCAGGCGAGGTCACCGCCGACCTCCGCCGGGCCGCCGTACACCGGCCTGCCCCACCCAAAATCCaggcgcgcggccggggctTTCCTCACGTCTGACACCACGTACGTGCGCACGAACGACACGGGCGGCCGCCCCCGTAGCACAACGAGATCCGCAACCGACCGTATGTACTCCATGTCCACCTCCTCCTTGGCCTTCTTCACCAGCTCGATCGCGTAGCCGAGAGGGTTGGCGCAGAGAGCGCCGGCCGTCGAGACGGCGACCGGGCCAACGGCCGCGTTGCCGTAGTAGCCCCTggggatgccgccgccgcccctcgccgtcCTGATGCCGCGGACGTTGACGGCGCACATCATCCGCATCTCCGCGTTGGCATCAGGGGCCAGCGCCACCGTGCGGCACTTCCACAGGCACCCTGCCAGGACGTCGAACGTGGTCGCGCTCGCGCGCAGCTGCGGCGGGTCGACGAGGTCCCGGAGCGCGGCCACGTCGCGGGGCGTGAAGAACAAGCAGCGGTGCACCAGGTCGTCGAGCGATGTGACGGTGTCGTCGGTGCCCTGCGCCTCGTCGTACTCGCGGTGGGCGAAGCTCGGAAGCGGCGGGTCGCGCGCCATCAGCAGCTCGCGGTCCCACACCGGCCGCACCGTCGGCGCCAGGGCGCCCCGCGCTAGctccgccacggcggcgccgaACTGCACCATCCCCAGCCCGTCCGCCATCGTGTGGTTCACCCGGACGGCCAGGACAAAGCCTCCACATGCAAGCCGCGTCACCTGGAAGAGCATGAGGGGCGCGTCGACGATGGCGAACGAGCCGGGGACGTCGAACAGGAGCTCCTGGAGGCACGGGAAGGGCGGCAGCAGAGGTTCACCCAAGTGCTCGAGGcggacgtcggcgtcggcctcgATGAACAGCACTCCCTCGCCGGTGCAGTCGACGGCGAGCTTGCCCCCGTCCACCTCCCTGAGCCGCCCGGCGAGCGGGTAGTAGTGCACCAGCGCCCTCGCGACAGCGTCCCGGATGACCTGCACGGGGTCCCGGCCGACCATGGCCTCGTTGCGCCGGTAGAGCAGGATGGCGGGGACGTGGAGACGTACAGACTCCTGGTCATCGATGTCGGAGAGGAGCTTCAGCTCACGTGGCGTTGGGGCTGCCGGTGCCACCAGCTCTGCCGGTCGCCTGCGCACGGTGAACTTCAACGCCGCCGTCAAGCCCGCCATTCGTACGCTAGCGCACAACAGAATGATGATGGTGAGGAGGTGACAAAGTGTTTGTCGTGCGTGTTGCTGGTGCTGCAGGTGTACATCTATATATAGAAACAAGCACACTACTGAGACTGCGAGATTAATGGCTAAGCATGCATGGCAAGCAAGTAAGGATTAAGGATAGCTACTGGCCAGATGAGCTGGAGAGCGCAACGTGGCAAGCCGTTGCGCGATGTGCATCGAGTCCTTTGACTCGGGAGTTATGATAAACCGCACGAGGAATAGAAATCAGGGAAATGCGCAGCTCATGCGCCATGAAAATGATTCTGCGTTTtccccaacaaaaaaaaaaaatagtcagCGCTCATCACCATGCATGCGATGCGCCTTACAGATAAGAAAAACAAATCGACGAATCCGGCCATGATGCCCATGAGATTATTTGTATACGTATAGAGATTTGGATTATCAGCTAGCAGCTCTATGTCTCATGATCAATCACTCTGGACAGATTATACAATAgatttagagggtgtttggcagcactctaCTTCATAAAAATTAGCTCCACTCCACGTGGAGTTggggttatttacccaccattgccaccgGTTACACAACTTACCCATTCATTTCTCATTTTTTTATCGCCTCCCCATCGCCGTTTCCTTCCTCTGCCGCTCATAATTTAGCCaacatttcttttatttttataatacaAAATTcttaatcaaatatactctccAATTATTATAAATTCATAACtgtaatataagataaataaacGATCAAATAGAATTTAGGAGATCATGTTAAACTATATCACGTCTTATAAAAATAAATGGAGGAAGAACAGGAGATGGTGTATGGCATCACTTGTACTAAGAGGCAGCGCGCTTACACGAGCGACGGCATGTCCGTGTACCGCGCCACCTTCACGAACAATCCGAAGAAATCACGAGTCTCCTTGTTCACCTTGAGCAGCACGACCGCGGCCAGCGCGAATCCGCACGCCGGGAACCGCAGGGCTACCTCGGCGGCGCGCAGCCTCCTCTCCGTGCGTGCGGGCACGCGCAGCCCAGCCCCGCCGCTGCCAGGGCGCCACCGCggggggacgacgacgatgtCACCGCCGTCGGAGGCCAGGCTGATGATATCATCGCTGCCGCATCCCTCTCGCTCCATTCTCGACAGATTCGTTACGAAATACATTTTCATAACATACCTATTTAGTgctataaatattgatactcttcATTATAAACTTAGTTAAATTTAAaacagtttgacttaggacaaacctaaagAGACACTATTTGCGGGACGGGAGGAGTAAGTATTGAGAGATAAAATTTAAATGCTAGAGTAACATGTTTTTTCTAAATGAAGTGAGTATATTTTTAGGAAAACGTCTAGTCTAGTTCGAGCGTGTATGCGTTAGAGTTCTCATGCACACTCACATTGCTGTTGGGTGCGGATACCTTCACCTCCCAAGGGGCTGCATAGAAATTACACTATTTATTTTGTTTAAATGTACTAGGCCTGCAAAGGTTTGGAggggaaatcctatccatcttcctcCAGATTTTTTCTTACATATCTTTTAATGTTTGATATTTATTCATGCCACAGTAAATGAATAATTCATAGGGGATATCAACATTTCAAATCTACTAGTTCCACATTTCGAATGTACTAGTTACCTTATAAAAATGCTGGATTAGTCCGCGTGAAATTATGAATTGGGTTCGGAAAAGTATTGaatatagggcctgtttggcagagctccaacTCTGAAAAAACAGCTCCAGATCCATAGATCCACCTAGCTCCaccatagagctgctccaccgtggatctgaaatctcaaaaagcgtttggtacagctccactCTTATCTTTGTCTCACTGGCAATTTGGACCCATGCatcagaattaaaaaaaagaaaaaaacgtCTTCTTCACGGCGAGTGTGACCTCTCCACGCCTCCGCTGCCTTCCCTGCCGAGCGCTGCCGCGCCTGCGGACCCGCTGCTCTCCTGCGCTCCGTCGGCaagggcgagcaggggcgggcggggctctggcggcaGAGACGGGCAGGGCTCGGGCGGTAGGGGCGCGTGGGGCTCCGGCAGTAGGGGCGCGCGGGGCTCCGGCAGGGCAGCCTCCAatggcaggggcgggcggggctctgACGGTAGAGGCGGGCTCCGGTGGCAGAGGCGGGCGGGGCTCCGACGGTAGGGGCGCGCGGGGCTCCGACGAGGTGGCCTCCAatggcaggggcgggcggggctccaGTGGTAGAGGCGGGCAGGCGCGAACAGGGGCGGGCAGGGCTTTGGCGAGCGGAGCGAGCGTGGCGGGCGGGGCGAGCAGAGGCGGGCGGGGCGAGCAGAGGCGAGCGGGGCTCCGGCGGGTAGGGGcgggcggtgctccgacgggcAGGGGTGGACAACGACGGAAGAGGAAGGACTCCAGTGTGTCgcacggagaagaagaaaaagaaatagaacgaaccggtcattttccactaatgagtggcagtggtgggtaattctctccaactccaccaaatttgatttggtggagttggagagaattacccaccactgccactcattagtggaaaatgaccggttcgtGGAGCAGCTCtgcggtggagttgctggagctaaaACCGTTTGGCTAGAAAAATCGGGAGCGGAGCTGTttttgaggatctggagctacatggagctctgccaaacaggcccatagtaTATTGGAAATGTTAATTTTACTACTCTTGCTTTCCATTGATTTACTGGATCGTTTGCTATTGTCTAGAGTTTGTTGGGCTGTCACTGTCATGAACCTTAAAGTTATAAAGCCTGAAAATCTTCTCCGATCCCGAAATACATAGAAGCCCAAGAGCGGGGTGGGCCCTAATCATTGGAAAACCTATCGTAGATTTTTTTCCACGTAAGTCTTCCCTCCGCTCGTTCCTATCCCTAGCACGCACCCAATCGTTCCCTCACGTCGCCACTTACCACTTGCGCATCTGCTCGCTGCGTCGCTCGCGTCACCGTCTGCTCGCTCCGTTGCTCGCGTCACCGTCTGTTCACGCCATCGCTACCTCTCCGCCTCTGCACTCCATTTTATGGGTTCAAGGCCTCAAGGTATCAGGTCTTCGCTTCCCGATGGATCGAGAAAAATTACAACCACAACTTCTTGTCCTAAATCCATATCACCTAGATGACACAAATGTAATTTCAGTATAAGATAACAAAAGAAATCACAATTGTTGCGTAAAAAAATAGAACTACTGTAAATTCATAACATTCGCCATCATATATGAGGAAGTACTAACTGAAAATTCATAACTAAACTGCTAGTTATAGTATACTGTTTACTTAGATAATTGCAGCCTTGCATCCTGCATCCCAAAATTTTGTATACTGCTTCTTCACATTTTGTTATACTATTATCTGAGCACATAAACACAAACTAGTAAGGACGTGTACAGCTTTTGATCGAATCTGATAATTAACTGCATAGCTAAGTCGTACAGTAACTTCAATATTGCAGTAGAAGATGaacttgaaaagaaaaataacttgGCAGGTAACTATTATATTTCTGTAACAAATCCAGGAAGCACGGCAGCCTTATGAACCCGCTGCGAGCATTTTTCGTTTGTAGAGACATACAGTAGTAGTTAAGAATATTTTAGCACTCTTATGAACCCAGGATCCATACACCTGGCCTCTGAACAAGCCTGCTCGTAACTAAGGCCAACAAGCTCTGTTTTGGGTGTTACACTTCAGCCAAacattcgttaaaaaaaaaaaccttcagCCAAACATCGTCAATGATTGGCTCCTCGACGCCTCTGCACCAAACCATCCGGACACGGTTCAGCTATAATAAACTGCAAGTGCTACCTCAGTTATCAAAAGCCATAGCCTGATAGCCATCAGTTAGGGTTACAGTTTATTCTGTTTTttgggagtagggttacagttCATTCTGTGCTACCATGCAACTAATTCTGTAGTTGTGACTTTGCAAACATCGTAAATTAGCTAGCTGTTATATTGGTTTTACAAAATATTTTTGAGGAAATTGGTTTTGCAAAATATTAGCCAGATAATTTAGCATGCCAGTACTACTCAAACTCTGACCCCAGGAGGACGATCGCTTTTTCTTGCATCCCGGCTATGCTTTGACCCCAGGAGCAGGCTTCTTCAAGAACTCAATCAAGAATCTAAGCTTGCTCCAGAAAAAGAAGATCTTGAGGGATGAGCAAGCGATGATTCATTACCGATCGAAAGGAGTAAGTACAGGTCTAACTTGATCTCGCCCCAGCCCCACGATCAGAAGGATGAGCTGCTTCGATGTGGGCGGAGATGGATCGGCGCAGAGCTCCACCCGCTACCAGTGGATTCGACTTCACAAACCCTAGGCAACTGAGAGAGTGGTGTAACCATATGAGAGGAGGGAGTGGGACTCATCTGAGGGAAGAGGGAACAATCGAGAAGTCCAGCAGAGTACCTAGTTGGTTGCCAGCGACAGAGAGGTGAGTGTTGACAGACCATCACACTACTccaagaataaaggaaaactaacatttcTTACTCGCATATTTGTTATTAgtaacctagttccacatgtattgtCAAATAAGTGAAGTTTGTACAAGAGAGGAAACGTGTGCAAACGCGGACAAAACACACTGAAGAACACTTGACACGTACACGATGGATGAGAGGACCCACATGCCAGAGCAAATCAGCCCAGTCCAGCGTGAGTCCACAAGGGAAATGACTAAGGCCCACCAGGCAGCCCACCACACAAAGGCGGTGGTGAGGCAGCCCAGCACAGGGTCGGCCAA encodes the following:
- the LOC101778271 gene encoding benzyl alcohol O-benzoyltransferase, translated to MAGLTAALKFTVRRRPAELVAPAAPTPRELKLLSDIDDQESVRLHVPAILLYRRNEAMVGRDPVQVIRDAVARALVHYYPLAGRLREVDGGKLAVDCTGEGVLFIEADADVRLEHLGEPLLPPFPCLQELLFDVPGSFAIVDAPLMLFQVTRLACGGFVLAVRVNHTMADGLGMVQFGAAVAELARGALAPTVRPVWDRELLMARDPPLPSFAHREYDEAQGTDDTVTSLDDLVHRCLFFTPRDVAALRDLVDPPQLRASATTFDVLAGCLWKCRTVALAPDANAEMRMMCAVNVRGIRTARGGGGIPRGYYGNAAVGPVAVSTAGALCANPLGYAIELVKKAKEEVDMEYIRSVADLVVLRGRPPVSFVRTYVVSDVRKAPAARLDFGWGRPVYGGPAEVGGDLAWVASYFVSVTDARGEEGIAVPVCLPRPAMERFAEEMGKLLQRPLVDVAVRQQPRSAL